In Thunnus maccoyii chromosome 3, fThuMac1.1, whole genome shotgun sequence, the following proteins share a genomic window:
- the zgc:112334 gene encoding rab GDP dissociation inhibitor beta, with amino-acid sequence MSGEADKMQEYDIIVLGTGLKECILSGLMSQSGKKVLHIDKNPYYGGESACLSPLEELYKNFKVRGPAKSMGRGKEWNVDLIPKFFLANGQLVKILVHTDVTRYLDFRLIEGSYIYKAGKVHKVPATEEEAHASDLMGMFDKRRFRKLLLFALNFDARNPRTYQDVDPDKTTTRDLFCRFDLGLDVIEFTGHAIALHSTESYLDQPCVETIKRIKLYSESLARHNTSPYIYPVYGLGELPQGFARLSAEYGGTFLLNRAVDEIVMDNGKVKAVKSEGKLFHCKQLICDPSYVPNRVRKVGRVIRVICLLNHPVKNTHEANSCQIIIPQTQLNRKSDIFISVVSYAHNVASDGMYIATVSTTVETSNPEKEVQPGLELLEPIMQKFVSVSNQLVPNEDGKKSQIFVSRSYDATDHFETECEDIKDMYHRITGAELCLGGSERHQSYNSDDD; translated from the exons atgagTGGAGAGGCTGATAAGATGCAGGAGTATGATATTATAGTGCTGGGAACTGGACTAAAG GAATGTATCCTTTCTGGTTTGATGTCACAAAGTGGGAAAAAGGTTCTTCACATTGACAAGAATCCTTACTATGGAGGAGAGAGTGCATGTCTTTCTCCCCTTGAGGAG CTGTACAAAAACTTTAAGGTTCGAGGTCCTGCTAAATCTATGGGCCGTGGAAAAGAGTGGAATGTTGATCTTATCCCCAAATTTTTTCTTGCCAATG gtcAGCTGGTTAAAATCTTGGTGCATACTGATGTTACTCGATATCTGGACTTCAGACTCATTGAAGGCAGCTACATATACAAAGCAGGCAAAGTGCACAAAGTCCCTGCCACAGAGGAAGAAGCCCATGCTTCAG atctgatggGCATGTTTGACAAGAGAAGGTTCAGGAAGTTGCTGCTCTTTGCCCTCAACTTTGATGCGAGAAACCCTCGGACCTACCAGGACGTAGATCCTGACAAAACGACCACACGAGACCTCTTCTGTCGCTTTGACCTTGGACTGGATGTCATAGAGTTCACAGGTCACGCCATCGCCTTACACAGCACTGAGAG TTACCTGGACCAGCCCTGTGTGGAGACCATCAAACGGATCAAGCTGTACTCTGAGTCTCTGGCACGCCACAACACCAGCCCGTACATCTACCCAGTGTACGGGCTGGGCGAACTACCGCAGGGATTTGCCAG actGAGTGCAGAGTACGGAGGAACTTTCTTGTTGAACAGAGCAGTGGATGAGATTGTGATGGACAACGGCAAAGTGAAAGCTGTGAAATCTGAGGGGAAG ctgttccactgcaaacagctgatctgtgatCCCAGCTACGTTCCCAATCGAGTGAGGAAAGTGGGACGTGTCATACGGGTCATCTGTTTGTTAAACCATCCAGTTAAAAACACCCACGAGGCAAACTCCTGTCAAATCATCATCCCTCAAACACAACTCAACAGGAAGTCAG ACATTTTCATATCTGTAGTGTCCTATGCTCACAATGTGGCCTCAGATGGGATGTACATCGCCACAGTGAGCACAACCGTAGAAACCAGCAACCCAGAGAAAGAGGTGCAGCCTGGCCTGGAGCTTCTCGAGCCCATCATGCAAAA GTTTGTCTCAGTCAGCAACCAGCTAGTTCCCAACGAAGATGGAAAAAAGAGTCAG ATTTTTGTGTCTCGTTCGTATGATGCCACCGAccactttgagactgaatgcGAGGACATCAAGGACATGTACCACCGGATCACAGGAGCAGAACTCTGCCTCGGAGGATCAGAGAGACACCAGTCATACAACTCTGACGACGACTGA
- the LOC121893892 gene encoding transmembrane protein 43 produces MSSAPTFSGKDPNQHKRVSSKSNPGFLERLGETAGGTVFGVGLFFLSIYILFTNEGRALQTASSLNEGLSQVVSLGPSSSLDLQNNNRLVHLSAKLRTAQPLHDPNYRVVVQAVKLKRQVEMYQWVEYQESKDYQENGETKTETTYTYNTEWKSELINSRNFDKEIGHQNPSAMAVESVTVVSPEVTVGPFSLSKGLVEQINNFQTLSLRNLIGFNLDPFLTIDDDYFYHTQYPRRPEVGDVRVRFSFAGLSGETSPFGPAQTVSIVAMQRGEQLVPFKTKSGDTLEILYLEDLSAEEVFEKEHQYNSMRTWGLRAAGWALMFLSIQLTMRIIYTLVDWVPILRELVSVGLKIFALCVSCSLSLLTIGVGWLFYRPLVAVALGALALLPVFLARSGLPAKKNE; encoded by the exons ATGTCTTCAGCACCGACA ttttcaggTAAAGACCCAAACCAACACAAGCGTGTGTCTTCAAAGTCAAACCCTGGATTCCTGGAGAGATTAGGTGAAACTGCAGGAGGAACAGTCTTCGGAGTTGGACTGTTTTTCCTCTCAATATACATTCTCTTCACCAATGAG GGACGGGCTCTGCAGACAGCGTCCTCCCTGAATGAAGGTCTCTCTCAGGTCGTGTCACTGGGACCTTCCTCCAGCCTCGACCTGCAGAACAACAACCGTTTAGTTCACCTGTCTGCAAAGCTGCGCACCGCACAG cCCCTGCATGACCCCAACTACAGAGTGGTGGTGCAGGCAGTGAAGCTGAAGAGGCAGGTGGAGATGTATCAGTGGGTGGAGTACCAGGAGAGCAA GGACTACCAAGAGAACGGTGAAACCAAAACTGAAACGACGTACACCTACA acACAGAGTGGAAATCAGAGTTGATCAACAGTCGCAATTTTGATAAGGAAATTGGTCACCAGAACCCAAG TGCCATGGCGGTTGAGAGTGTGACAGTCGTGTCTCCTGAAGTCACAGTTGGACCTTTCAGTCTGTCTAAAG GCCTGGTGGAGCAGATCAACAATTTCCAGACACTGAGCTTGAGGAATCTCATTGGCTTTAACTTGGACCCTTTTCTCACCATTGACGATGATTATTTTTATCACACTCAGTACCCGCGCAGGCCAGAG GTCGGGGATGTTCGTGTGAGATTCTCCTTCGCTGGACTAAGCGGTGAGACGTCCCCCTTCGGCCCAGCCCAAACT GTCAGTATTGTGGCGATGCAGAGAGGCGAGCAGCTGGTGCCCTTTAAGACCAAGTCAGGTGACACTCTGGAGATCCTGTACCTAGAGGATCTCTCTGCAGAG GAGGTTTTTGAGAAGGAACACCAGTACAACAGTATGAGGACATGGGGTCTCAGGGCTGCTGGCTGGGCGCTCATGTTCCTTAGTATTCAGCTGACCATGCGCATCATCTACACACTgg TGGACTGGGTTCCTATTCTCAGAGAGCTTGTGTCCGTGGGGCTGAAGATCTTCGCCTTGTGcgtctcctgctctctgtctcttctcacCATTGGAGTAGGTTGGCTTTTTTACCGACCGTTAGTGGCAGTGGCTCTGGGAGCGCTTGCTCTGCTTCCAGTGTTTCTCGCCCGCTCGGGACTTCCAGCCAAGAAGAACGAGTGA